From Plectropomus leopardus isolate mb chromosome 4, YSFRI_Pleo_2.0, whole genome shotgun sequence, the proteins below share one genomic window:
- the tma16 gene encoding translation machinery-associated protein 16, with amino-acid sequence MMTDRTLPVRLSTEKQHACLQTVNMPKAQRGNGKAPEKVVHPYSRKAAYLAREEIRLKRKERQKNDKATRLSNIGEKLLWFQGQLDPEKTTYTKKDACDIVERYLHRFDSELEQIELMNGIKGRQGRLHGAREAVIKQTIERERAQYEGVGFEIPDIINAKHLKTFREWTGDLKKLPNIKLRKVSNKSLDTKNEEEKHDDKEDEEKHDDLEDYNEDDDDDLDDEQLDDMVLMSD; translated from the exons ATGATGACGGACCGCACACTTCCGGTCCGGTTGTCAACAGAGAAGCAGCACGCGTGTCTTCAAACAGTCAACATG CCTAAAGCTCAGAGAGGAAACGGAAAAGCTCCGGAGAAAGTTGTTCACCCGTACAGCAGGAAAGCTGCTTATCTGGCGCGAGAGGAAATCAGActgaaaaggaaagaaag gcagaaaaatgacaaagcaaCTCGCCTGAGCAACATCG GTGAGAAGCTGTTGTGGTTTCAGGGGCAGTTGGATCCAGAAAAGACGACCTACACCAAAAAAGACGCCTGTGACATCGTTGAAAG gtaccTTCACAGGTTTGATTCTGAACTCGAGCAGATTGAGCTGATGAACGGGATCAAAGGTCGGCAGGGTCGTCTCCATGGCGCCAGAGAGGCTGTCATCAAACAGACCATCGAGAGGGAGCGAGCGCAGTACGAGGGCGTCGGCTTTG AGATCCCAGACATCATTAAtgcaaaacatctgaaaacattcaG GGAGTGGACTGGTGATCTGAAGAAACTTCCAAATATCAAACTGCGGAAGGTGTCTAACAAAAGTCTGGACACAAAGAATGAAGAGGAGAAGCATGACGACAAAGAAGACGAGGAGAAGCATGACGACTTGGAAGATTAcaatgaggatgatgatgatgacttgGATGATGAGCAGCTGGATGACATGGTGCTGATGTCGGACTGA